A genomic window from Triticum urartu cultivar G1812 chromosome 7, Tu2.1, whole genome shotgun sequence includes:
- the LOC125524940 gene encoding glycine--tRNA ligase, mitochondrial 1-like, which yields MVFMRFRPQLIASSLSRAPKPSRTLAPQPLAAAARRRSLTATLSFSSSSSMAGAAPSEEALRRALAERQAAVDAQAEAVRSLKASGAKVGVDAAVEALKALKIEAGAAARRLQAAVGSGGGAAREEMRQAVGNTLERKLFYIPSFKIYRGVAGLYDYGPPGCAVKSNVLAFWRQHFVLEENMLEVDCPCVTPEVVLKASGHVDKFTDLMVKDEKTGTCYRADHLLKDFCKDKLEKDLTLSPETAAEFKRVLAVLDDLSREELGAKIKEYGIVAPDTKNPLSAPYPFNLMFQTSIGPTGLSVGYMRPETAQGIFVNFKDLYYYNGQKLPFAAAQIGQAFRNEISPRQGLLRVREFTLAEIEHFVDPEDKSHPKFVDVADLEFLMFPRELQLSGESAKLTKLAEAVSKGTVNNETLGYFIGRVYLFLTRLGIDKSRLRFRQHLPNEMAHYAADCWDAEIECSYGWTECVGIADRSAYDLKAHSEKSGVPLVAHEKFSKPREVEKLVIVPSKKDLGLAFKGNQKMVVEALEAMSEKEAMDMKAALESNGETNFQVCTLGKEVVITKKMVSISMEKKLEHQRVFTPSVVEPSFGIGRIIYCLFEHSFYTRPSKSEEEQLNVFRFPPIVAPIKCTVFPLVKNQEFDDAAKVLDKELTAAGISHIIDTTGISIGRRYARTDEIGVPFAVTVDSATEVTIRERDSKQQVRVGIDEVASVVKELTEGQSTWTDISFKYPSHIGPQGDQE from the exons ATGGTGTTTATGCGATTCCGCCCCCAGCTTATCGCCTCCTCCCTCTCCCGAGCCCCTAAACCCAGCAGAACCCTAGCCCCAcagcccctcgccgccgccgcgcgccgccgctcCCTCACCGCgaccctttccttctcctcctcctcctccatggccgGGGCAGCACCCTCGGAAGAAGCGCTCCGCCGGGCGCTGGCGGAGAGGCAGGCGGCAGTGGACGCGCAGGCCGAGGCCGTGCGGTCACTCAAGGCCTCCGGCGCCAAGGTGGGCGTCGACGCGGCGGTCGAGGCGCTGAAGGCGCTAAAGATCGAGGCTGGCGCGGCCGCGCGCAGGCTGCAGGCCGCCGTCGGGTCCGGCGGAGGCGCGGCGCGGGAGGAGATGCGGCAGGCAGTGGGGAACACCCTCGAGCGGAAGCTCTTCTACATACCATCTTTCAAGATCTACCGCGGCGTCGCCGGCCTGTACGACTACGGCCCGCCCGGGTGTGCGGTCAAGTCCAACGTCCTGGCCTTCTGGAGGCAG CATTTTGTTTTGGAGGAGAATATGTTGGAGGTTGACTGCCCCTGTGTGACACCTGAGGTTGTCTTGAAGGCATCAGGGCACGTCGATAAGTTCACCGACCTCATGGTTAAGGATGAGAAGACAGGCACATGCTATCGTGCTGATCACCTGTTGAAAGATTTCTGCAAGGACAAACTTGAGAAGGATCTCACCTTGTCCCCTGAGACGGCTGCCGAGTTTAAGCGCGTCCTTGCTGTGTTAGATGACCTCTCACGAGAGGAACTCGGTGCAAAGATCAAGGAATATGGCATTGTTGCCCCTGATACAAAGAACCCACTCTCTGCTCCCTACCCATTCAATCTTATGTTCCAGACATCAATTGGCCCAACAGGTCTTAGCGTGGG GTATATGAGGCCAGAGACTGCACAGGGTATTTTTGTCAACTTCAAGGACTTGTACTACTACAATGGCCAAAAGCTTCCCTTTGCAGCAGCTCAAATTGGTCAAGCATTCCGTAACGAG ATCTCTCCACGTCAAGGTCTTCTACGAGTGCGTGAATTCACATTGGCCGAGATTGAGCACTTCGTAGATCCTGAGGATAAGTCACATCCCAAGTTTGTTGATGTTGCTGATTTGGAGTTCTTGATGTTTCCGAGAGAGCTGCAGCTCTCAGGGGAGTCGGCCAAGTTAACGAAGCTTGCAGAAGCAGTTTCGAAG GGAACTGTTAATAATGAGACACTTGGTTACTTTATTGGAAGGGTCTATCTTTTCCTGACACGTTTGGGAATTGATAAGAGCCGATTGCGCTTCAGACAGCATCTACCTAATGAGATGGCTCATTATGCTGCTGACTGCTGGGATGCAGAGATTGAGTGTTCTTATGGATGGACAGAGTGTGTGGGCATTGCAGATAGATCTGCATATGATTTAAAAGCTCATTCT GAGAAAAGTGGCGTTCCACTTGTTGCTCATGAAAAGTTTTCAAAGCCTAGAGAAGTTGAG AAACTTGTTATCGTGCCCTCAAAGAAAGACCTAGGGCTTGCTTTCAAGGGCAATCAGAAGATGGTGGTTGAAGCATTGGAG GCTATGAGTGAGAAGGAAGCAATGGACATGAAGGCTGCACTGGAATCTAATGGGGAGACGAACTTCCAAGTTTGCACACTTGGAAAGGAAGTGGTGATTACAAAGAAAATGGTATCGATCAGTATGGAGAAGAAGCTGGAGCACCAGCGAGTCTTCACCCCTTCAGTTGTTGAGCCCTCATTTGGCATAGGGAGGATAATCTATTGTCTGTTTGAGCATTCCTTCTACACAAGACCTAGCAAATCAGAAGAGGAGCAGCTGAATGTCTTCCGGTTCCCTCCTATCGTGGCTCCTATCAAGTGCACTGTGTTCCCGCTGGTAAAGAATCAAGAGTTTGATGATGCCGCCAAAGTGCTTGATAAAGAATTAACAGCCGCAGGCATCTCACACATTATTGACACGACTG GCATTTCTATCGGGAGGAGGTACGCAAGAACGGACGAGATCGGTGTTCCTTTTGCAGTAACTGTCGATTCTGCAACAGAGGTGACGATCCGAGAGAGGGACAGCAAACAGCAGGTGAGGGTGGGCATCGACGAGGTGGCATCGGTGGTGAAGGAGCTGACAGAAGGCCAAAGCACCTGGACCGATATTTCATTCAAGTATCCCAGCCATATCGGTCCCCAAGGTGACCAGGAGTAA
- the LOC125524941 gene encoding UPF0481 protein At3g47200-like, whose product MDPAAQPLLATAEHDHEADGRIAVVPGNGNKHAEDAEAEEMSTSMQSRLEESGTASAGAGDEADEDEEMASRMQQRLDALPGKPHESEPFTIFRVAGPMRDRNRHLYEPQMVSVGPFHRGAARLRAMEEHKWRYLRDLLARGHEPLASYARAARALEPAARRRYAEPTEDLRPRGFAEMLLLDGCFIIEFFLKGEDGAADALIDAAWAMQNVYSDLFLLENQLPFFVLERFYAIATGGRGRDHLVTSLLAKYLTVETPQDAATAKPPDGEILHLLHLYYHWFLPPQDEDAAVPPAGGNNKVTEEEEAFNEWLAKPMDERLPWLLPSASELEDAGVTFRAKKSPRSLVDVTFRARDGVLEIPAVESYTNRAMFANLLAYEQSRGRWELQRLMSYVVLMASVASHGRRDVDILQRAGVFVKGDEETAAFYAHLGELCGGAAAGTPGVANNCYADMFRDVREYCGRSWNRHRAVLAHDYFSNPWTSMSAAAAVLLLVLTVVQTVYTVLPYYHP is encoded by the coding sequence ATGGACCCTGCGGCCCAGCCACTGCTCGCCACGGCGGAGCACGACCACGAGGCTGACGGGCGCATCGCCGTCGTGCCCGGGAACGGAAACAAACACGCCGAGGACGCAGAGGCGGAGGAGATGTCCACGTCCATGCAGAGCCGGTTGGAGGAGAGCGGCACAGCCTCGGctggcgccggcgacgaggcggacGAGGACGAAGAGATGGCATCGCGCATGCAGCAGCGTCTGGACGCGCTTCCGGGGAAGCCGCACGAGAGCGAGCCCTTCACCATCTTCCGGGTGGCGGGGCCCATGCGCGACCGCAACCGTCACCTCTACGAGCCGCAGATGGTCTCCGTCGGTCCCTTCCACCGGGGCGCCGCCCGCCTCCGCGCCATGGAGGAGCACAAGTGGCGCTACCTCCGCGACCTCCTCGCGCGGGGCCACGAGCCGCTCGCGTCCTACGCCCGCGCCGCGCGGGCCCTCGAACCCGCGGCGCGCCGCCGCTACGCTGAGCCCACCGAGGACCTCAGGCCGCGTGGCTTCGCCGAGATGCTCCTCCTCGACGGCTGCTTCATCATCGAGTTCTTCCTCAAGGGCGAGGACGGCGCCGCCGACGCGCTCATCGACGCCGCCTGGGCCATGCAGAATGTCTACAGCGACCTCTTCCTGCTCGAGAACCAGCTCCCCTTCTTCGTCCTCGAGCGCTTCTACGCCATCGCCACCGGCGGCCGAGGCCGCGACCACCTCGTCACCAGCCTCCTCGCCAAGTACCTCACCGTCGAGACACCGCAGGACGCCGCCACGGCGAAGCCCCCCGACGGCGAGATCCTCCACCTGCTGCACCTCTACTACCACTGGTTCCTCCCACCACAAGATGAGGACGCCGCCGTCCCTCCCGCTGGCGGCAACAACAAGGTcaccgaggaggaggaggcgttCAACGAGTGGCTAGCCAAGCCCATGGACGAGCGCTTGCCGTGGCTGCTCCCCTCGGCGTCGGAGCTGGAGGACGCCGGCGTCACGTTCCGGGCCAAGAAGTCCCCCCGGAGCCTCGTCGACGTGACGTTCCGCGCCCGCGACGGCGTGCTCGAGATCCCGGCCGTGGAGAGCTACACGAACCGCGCCATGTTCGCCAACCTCCTCGCGTACGAGCAGAGCCGGGGCCGGTGGGAGCTGCAGCGCCTGATGAGCTACGTGGTGCTCATGGCGTCGGTGGCATCGCACGGGCGGCGCGACGTGGACATCCTGCAGCGGGCCGGGGTGTTCGTCAAGGGGGACGAGGAGACGGCGGCGTTCTACGCGCACCTTGGCGAGCTCTGCGGCGGTGCCGCCGCCGGCACACCGGGCGTCGCCAACAACTGCTACGCCGACATGTTCCGCGACGTGAGGGAGTACTGCGGCCGCAGCTGGAACAGGCACCGCGCCGTGCTCGCTCACGACTACTTCAGCAACCCGTGGACGAGcatgtccgccgccgccgccgtgctcCTGCTCGTCCTCACCGTCGTGCAGACCGTGTACACCGTGCTGCCGTATTACCACCCTTAA